TTTCAGCCAAAGGGTGTGGtttagcattttgttttgttggagggactgggggggcaGAAACAGTATGTTATCTCTGATGAGATCACAGGGTCCCTTGATTCACTGCCATGCAGTTGTGATGAGGGTTAGGCAGTACAGAACACCATTTTGTGGTGGTTCCAGAAGCACTACTCTATTCGGGTTTGCTTTCCCCCAGTGTTGATGCTGCCCATTTTAGGAATTTAAGCAAAAGTAAAATAGAAGCATATTAATGGAGTAGGTCACTTTTACATAGTTGATATTATCAATTTGCTTAGTTATATTAGCTGTGCAAAAAACCTCTGTAATAATTATACTAGCAGCTGTACACACATAAGATAACTTTTGCTATGGCGTCAGTAAATTAGTCCTCTCCCCTTGCAGCAATcatcattgttttaaaattaatcaaagtTTGATTATTAAAGACTAAACTTCACCCATGGACTGATGCTGGGTTCCCTTTTAACGTTTGTGGAGCTGATTTTTGTTTGTAGAAGGCTCAGAATTTGAGCTTGGGGAATGTGGAGAGACATTTTCGAATTAAGTAGACATTCTTATACTGAGAAACTTAAACTGTTTCTGACTATGGAAAATATACGTCATTATGAAATATTCAAAACAGAATAAAGTGTCAATCTCTGTTACTTTCTGTGAGAAAATAACACAAATTTCTTTCAGGCTGGACCATTAACCAAAGTGACAATTTGTAAGGACAAAGAAGGAAAACCTAAGTCTTTTGGATTTGTCTGCTTTAAGCACAAAGAATCAGTGCCTTATGCAATAGCTTTGCTGAATGGAATCCGTTTGTATGGAAGACCAATTAAAGTGCAGTATCGGTTTGGTACGTCCAGTAGTCTCGGTGATTAACTTTATGtctttctaaattgttttttaatgacTATTTTTTAATCCTACAGTCTTTTACAAAGAGGACGATTTATAGTTGAACAAATTACAGTCCattttttttaggaaacaaaacctGTGGTTTTTGCATAGGGAAGGATTCagtctgtattttttgtttactAAGAGAATACAATAGGTTGGTTCAGAACTTGCAAGCCAGCTCAGACCACGCTGTATGGAAGACATAGCAACACAGGTTTTCACACCAGATTACATTTAGGAATCAAGGTGTGACTTTAACTTGCAGTCTAGCAGGAAAAGTTGATTTAGTAAGTGCAGCAACTATCAAGCTGTTTGATAGTTTTTATACTAAAGCCACAGAGTTATCAGAGCTGTTGTTTTAAGTGGAAGGGATTGTAGTTTGAAGAATATAGTCAGATCAGAGTCACATTCTTCATtttatgtttatgaaaataaaccttCTAGAAAGCTAACGGTCAGGCCGCGTTTGCAACCCAAATGTTAAGGACTCATGTTCCCACTATGCACTGTGCCACTCCTTACTTCAAAGGCTGTACAGAGCAGTTGCTGGGTTTAAGTAGAATGGCTGAGGTTCCTAAAATCAGAAGCATCTCCCATGTCTGTAACTGAATGGGAATTACTCTGTTCTGGATTACTTCAACAGCCCAGATTTATGCTTCTGTAAGTGAATAAATGATAAATGAAGGTTTTCAAGCAGTAAAATGATGCCATAGATTATCTGCCATAACATGGCACCTCACCTTTATGTACTACCTTAGACATACTAGCACACTGCAGATGACACAGAACACTTTCTGTGTTTTTAACTTGCTAATTGAATAGTCATAACTAAATAGTCATTATGCTCTTGTCTTATTTACAGGGAGTTCTCACTCATCAGAACTAAACAGCCCTACACATGGTTTTGAGAACTATATTGACTTACATTCACCTTCATATAGGTAACAAAGATCACCTGTGAATGAACtgtatatttgtaaaaaaatcttaCTATGAAAATTAGTTGATGTGGTAGAGCAATCTTCAggcttttcattaaaacagctgTTGCATGCTTTAATTGCATCCTTACTGATGACTTGCAAAGGGCTGTAGTTAATTTTAACATTTGGTTGTTTAGCTTGAATTTTCTATTCTTTGTTTCTGTAAGATACAGGACCATGAGAAAATATTGTAATATGGTGTTTGTACTAACAATGTTTGCAGTTGTTAGGGGAAAAGAATATGACAAgggagataatatttttaaacgCACTGagtttatatctgtattttttgtgtgtgtatgtacaagCAGCTGTCATGCACATATGAATGCACAGGTGTAAAGCTGTTATAATGGAAGTCTGAACACCCAGATTCAGTATTTTTCaatgtttcaacatttttctttacaaatctgACAGAACTTTCTGTGGAAGCTAAACTCCCATGGTGAAATCCAGAACTCTTCTGCATCTCCACTTAAGTACATGTGAGGATTACTCATTAATTGAGCCTTTGGGTGTATTTTCCTTGTCTTATCAGTTTTTTCATGGAAGTCCAGTTGTTAATATCTCAATTCTCCTCTTGGATATTCTCATTCTAGCCCAAGAGTTAAGTCTCAGCACTCTGGTAAGCAGTTATGTGGTGGACATCTAGTCTTTGTAcgtttgcttgtttttcctagGTATCAAGAGCCTTATGGAAATCCTCCATTTCCTGTTACTCCTTTTCCAATGAACAATAGTTTACCTCACGAATACTCAGGCTTTCAAAAGATGGTGAGTTTGtgttaaaagttaaaaatttgGGAGCTTTTTTATGAAGTCAAATGtattctgcatttctgcaaaCAACGGTGCTTATTAATGTCTCAAAATGTGGTTTAGTCTGCTCTAGCTTTGACGATATTAGGTCTATTTATTTTAGCACTTAAGGGTACTATAGTAACAGGGGATCTACCAAACCAAACTATTTTCTTACTGCAGGAATGTCTTAAACATATATAGCTTAGTGAGGCTAAAAATGTCAGAGTCTACAGACAGTGCGCTCTCCTGTACTGTGTTCCAAACCAAGCCCTTAGTGAGACAAGCTAACCTAGTAAAATTACAACCATGCAAGCAATAGCTTCTTCATATACAGCTAATTCAGTCAGGGAACCTCTTAGCTCTTCTACTCAATTCAGAAATGCCCAGCAGAAGTTTGAAATGTTCTAAAACCAAACCTAAAACTCACCCAGCACATCACCACTGCCCAAGTTAGGGCAGCAAGAGTTTGAGGGTTTCTGGCCTGAACCTTTACATGCTCTTGCAGTTCTCACATTCATGATTTACTTTCACAGCAGTAGACAGTGAGAACCCGTGTTCCACTTCCCCTCTAACAGACTCTGGCACACTGGGCCATTCTTGTCCTAATCGCTTTTGTCTGAGATATTCCACAAGGCAAGGCAACTGGTCTCTTCAGATGGCAACCTGTGGGCCAAACACATCATGGAGCTTCTGAATCTGATGAGTATGGATCGGTAGGACTGAAGAAACCCAGTATTTAATGTGAGGTACCAACTGTGGATAGAACTGCTGACACCCAGTCTGACTGGGGAATGGCCAGCCCTTTGTAGCAGGGATGAAGTCTGAACAGATTACTCTAGCTACCTGCAATCTgagcaggaaaatggagaggGTCTGTTCCCTGTTGCACAGATGTGGTGGTggcctgcctctcctcttcccaggCTGTGCCCTCAGAAGAGCTGGTGCTTGCGCAAACTTCTCCCATCACCTCCACTGTGGTTGTAAGGCCTTCCCCCACTGTGCTCGCTGATGAACCCACTCAGTAACAATGCAGTACTTAAACACTGAGAGACCAAACTCGGCAGACCAGCACACACACCCAACTTCATCCCATTTTCTGCTTGCAAGAAGGGATGGTATTGCAGTAGGTCTCCAACGATAGTTTGTTGCAGTTTCAGCAAGAAGCAAGCTCATCACGTGTACACCTTCACACATCTACCTCACCTTTATTTGGGTGAGCCAGGCAGATTATTCACTTGGAGTCTGCCTGCACATATAACATACTCGGACATGCTCCCCACCATTTTTCTGGTTACTGCCAGTCAGTAGAAAGCCGCTCTCTTCTGACCTTTGTAAttctatttctgtatttgaaCTGTGCATTTTGTATGAGGGGGACTCTTGGGATGCTTTAGGGACTATAGCAATAAGCTGGACACTTACTGCGTTGTTCCAAGTGCTTTGATCTATGGATTCATTATACCTTGTTGGAACGCCTTGTTccataataactttaaaattagttaaaccaggttaaaaaaaattgcagatgtaCATGTCTTTACATCAACAATAGGCACTGCAGTtacaaatgtttataaaacacatagatgaagaaatgaaaggaatgcCATGTTTGATTACCTTACACAAGGACTAACGGGCAGTTTAATCTTAAATCAGATTATGTCTCTGTCCTAACTTTGCCATGAAAAAATTGTCTACTTTTTCCAACTATACTAGTTGATATAATAAAATGTATAAGCTTTATTCTCAATCattctgtgttattttataatttatcaGTATTTTCATTGTATAAGCTGTAATGCATGCAAAATTAAACTCTTCAGAACTTCCTCTTTACAGTGGTAACAACTCAAATTTCTATTTCTCTAGATGAACCATTTTTTAGCACAGCAGTACACAGTACAGAGTCCAATGGGTCAACAATTTCCTTACTATCAGATGACTCCGCCACTGCCTTCAAATTTATCCTTTTCTCCCTATCAGAATCAAGCAGCAAATTTTAAGTCTGCACAGGGTTCTTTTGAATTGGCCCTGCCACATTCAAGTGACTGTGAACTGCACCAGGTGGATGAAAGCACCtctaaaagaaagagagaacagcaaAGTGGTGACAGTGACTCTAGTATTGAGGATGACAAAATGAGACAAAGAGAGCATGACCAAAAATACAAGAAGcgcaaagccaagaaaaaaacacGGTAACAGTGtgtaactggatttttttttttgagagagaaatttaaTCTTTCATCTTTGCACTTTATTAAAAAGGAATGTTCAAgattcatattatttttaaatgtgttatgCATAAAGTATACTGATACTTTATTTAATCTCAACCTATTTAAAGAGGAAAGTACTATTTAAGGTATAGGAAACGTTTAAGAAGATAAAGTTTtcctaataaaggaaaaaatctaGTTGGTTCctcccccactcccaccccccccaagaaTCATGGAAGGCTATTATTTCACTAATATAGAAACTTTatgaaaatacataatttcagCCACTCGTGAAGCACATGTATCACTTCCATCACTTATGGAACGTATTTTTGTGAATGGTGTAAGAATTTTCTGGAGCCACTGAAGAAGTGAGCGGGCTAGAAATTCCAAGTGTCACATCAGAGATGTGCTTGTCACTGAAGTAGCAACACCTTTCTGATTTAGCTCTGCTGTTACTTTCAGTTAGGATCACCTTGCATGGTTATTGgaactgtttttttccaggagtaAATTTGAGGTAAAATATGGGCATTTGCACTAACTACAAGACTTACATATGTATCAATACTCAAATGACTGTATGTACTTTATGGCTGCAGTTATGTACTGACTAGAATTACAGGCATATATATGCATCTTTCTATAAAGTTACTCCCTagcattttatttgcttatttaagaCTCTAAATGTTCATTGTAACAAATGGATGAAAAATTTAAGGAGTATCTCATCTAATTGATAGCACAGAACCATGAGTCAGTGGAGTTAGTAGTACCTCTTAAGAAGAAAAGTTTTTCCCTTGTTTGGCAGAGGAAGAATAAACTATCTCATATCGTGATGAGTCAAAGTAGTCAAATGACCTATTTTTTATCTTTCATAACTGCCACCAGCAACCTATAGACAGATACAGAGGTATGGTCTTATACAATACCAAGTACAGGTGAAACACTTTTAAGATCCTATTATATGAGAAAGCAAACCACTTAATTTTCAGCTATTTAATATTGCTTAAAGTTAAGTCTTCTGTTCAGACTAGATGTAGGCTTCAAATTGAACCTGACAGTAAAAAAGGATTTTGGTTTAATTAAAGTCAGTTTTCTTGGTTATAAAGTTGGGTTGCTTGAAGGGAATACTTTTCATCCTTACACCAGTATTGAGAAAGAATATCCCAGTTTACTGGTTTAAAGGTGATGTGTTTTACAAGCCCAAATGAGTTTCAGAAACTGAAGAATGTTTAGCTTGCAACGATTTCTCTTTTGTCTGGTAAGATAAATGACAGCTAATAAAATCACTTTCTCAAGACACTGCTTTTAATTTCCCAAAGGGTTTACTTCTTTAGCCTAAGAGACATTCCTGTAATGCCACAGTATGACACCCTCGAAATGTCATTAGCAACTGAATTCAACCTTCTCCAGAAATAACTTATGTAACAAAGGTTTGTGCCTTAAATAAGATTTATGCCTTATGTTTTAAGAAACTTGCTAAGTCTGCCcactccctttcctttttcctcctaccCTTCCACACAAACACTTGCCCGtttatctttttgtttgcttgtttgctttttcccccaccaGTAACTTTAGGACTAAGCTATGTAGATGTGATCTAACTTCTGTTGGAAGATGCTGCTGACATTATACCAGTAAGTCACTGCTTACATAAGTTGCCACAATAATGGAAAAAGTTAACAAGTAAAATACACTGGATTTCTTTAAACCTGTTCCCTAtgttaaagaaatttaaatataatgAAGTAGAGGAAGAATATGTTAACATTAGCTTAAGTTAGAAGTGAAGTTCAtcagacaaaagagaaaacaggtgGATGCTCAAACCAGAGTTAGCCTACAGAAAGAAGCTTAGTCAGGTCTATGCTAATGTGCCCTTATCAGACTTCCCCGGTGGATAGGTAAGATAATCTGTTTTATGCAATTATACTCTACAAAGGAATGTCAAGGAGGATCATATTGCATATGTCTGATAAAATATCAATACAGTTCttctagagaaataatttttcttaccctcttttttcccagtcttttttttttcctgagggagGTACGGATTTTAACCACCTCTCAATATCCACTTACCTAAAACTCATCCAtgtgttaaaagaagaaaagctgggcATGTGGGAATATGCTAAAGTTACTTTAACCATAACTAAATTTCTTTTGTACATCTGTTAACTTAAGACATCGCTTTAGTCAGGACCCCGTTGATATTCTAATTATATTGTCACCATGTTTAGGAAATCAAATactggaaacaaaaaacccacttgagTTTGGCCTTGACCAAATACTTCTTCAACCCCCCGTTTCagtaattctttaaaattctttatgaatatgaaatgaatgttttctgtttgttctgatTCTAAATTATTGCTATTTTGTACTGGTCTTTAACTTCCCATGCTACTGGCTGGCCACAAGACCTTGCTTTCTCTGCTGTCACATAGGTCTTGCATTTAGActtgtttctctgtattttattatatgGAATGCAGTGCATAGTTATTTCTGTTACAATCTCCCAAACTTTGGACAAATCAGTATTGCTGCAGTCAGTGATGCATTCTCATTTAAGGTGGCAATGTGCCAGGCCACAAGAGTCAAAGGGGAGGTGCCATCTTAACTACAGAGTAAAATCAAGATACCGATTTTTATTAACTTTAGGAAAACCTTTatgttcaggaaaaaaccccagcaatggCAATTGCTATTACAGCTTTCTTCCTACCTACCTTTACATTTAAATACTAGTAAGCAAGCTGTATGAAGCCTCCAAAAAGCAAAACTAGAAAGTATCGAGAAGTAACAAAGGCCAAAACTTGCTTATCTGGTATGCAATTTGCTGGAgttcccagtgctgcagcagcctggtTCCAGCAGAGACAGGCCGGAGTTTCAGCTGCCAGTCCCAAGCTAAAAATCTTCTGGCGCACATCCAGCTAAgagctagtaaaaaaaaaaaaaaaaaaaaggtgggtttaTACGTTTAGTCACCATTACAAGTGTGCGCGCACACTACCACGTGACAttccctctcctgccctctcAATGTCACTGGAATGCTGCCCACTAGTACAGCACACATCGGGCCTGTCGTTAAATGACAGCAACGCgacaaaaaaatcacaggcagGCCTTGCCCTCGGCGCTGCAGGTCGCGTTGTAGGGCGCAAAGTGCATTTCACCACGAGCTGTCTGCCCGTGCGGCCCCCCCGGGGTGGCAGGGCTACCAGGGGCCTCCTCTcgggcccgggggggctgcggaaCGGGACATGCCTCACCGGATCCAAGCGGCGGGGAAGGCTGAGGCTTGAGGCAgcgccgccctccccgcgccTCACCTCAGCCCGCACCTCCTCTAACGGCAGCCGCCTCCCGCCTCCAATGCCTCTCCCCTCGCGCGCGGGGCGGCCGCTAACGGTCTCCGCCGGCTGCTCGGGGAGGCCCTTCGGAGCGTCCGCCTCGGGAGGAGGGAGCCATGGCCGCCTCCCGCGGGAAGCAGGGCGGCTTCTACGAACGCCTGAGTCCCGCCGGCAAGAAGGTAACACAGCGCGGGGGGCCGAGCGGGGAGAAGGCGTTATTGACGGGGCTGAGGGCAGGCTACCTCCCCGCCAGGGCCTGCCTGCTGCCCCGGGAGGGAGAcggcggctgccggggggtgATCGCTCGGggccccccggcagccgccgtCTCCCTCCACGGGCAGCCGGGGGTGGCTGCTTTAAACCTGATCGGATTTCATGTAGGCTTTGTGCTAGGTCCGTGTCAAAAAAAGGCAGCCAATGACAACTGATACGTCCTGGGATGTACCCTTTGAATTTCTAAGGAGGGAGTAATCTTTAGGCCAGTGTTTCGTTCAATATTTCTTACCAttcttttcttaaggaaagagGAGCTGTGCCACGGATAGGAATAAGGAGCAGGATTTGAGCAGGGAATGTTTGTGCCCAAGACTTCTACCGTGTTCTTCAACAGTAAAAGACAATAGTTCGAACAATGTTGTTTGGATGTAAAATTTAGAAATCATAATGAACCATGGCAAATGTTTACATCTGATAGTGAAGGGCAAGTAGATGCACAAGAAGATGCGTTTGTTACAGAAGTTTGTTACGTACATATTTGTTGCATATTTGTTTCTTGGATTATCATTGAATCATTGGGCTTTTTACTGAAAGTACAAGAAAAATTGTTGTGGGAAATATACAGGCTCTCAGAGCACCTGCAGCATACATTtttgataggggtttttttacaccACCTACCGGAAAGAACTGTAACTGCATCTTTggttggaaattattttaagacgGTAATTACTGAGGGACAGAATTTACTACCTAGGTGTGCCGAAGTTGTCCTTGGGTGTGGATACACATTCCTCAAGAAGTATGGGAGAGTTTGTATTTGTTTGCCTCTATTACAGTTATCTCCAATGACTTACGAAATCGGCAGCAGTGCACAAGCctcatatttttctcctcctttatgTGTACAGTACACGTTAGTAGTACTTCATCTCTGAAAGGAGTTTGCTGTTCTTTAGGTATTAGCAGTTGGTAACTTCCAGTAGCTAGTTTTTCAAATGGGGGAAAAACCCCCGCAGGATTTTAGCTGTCAAAGATTTAAGGAAGGTTTGCTTGTATTGgacatggaatcatagaatatctcaagttggaagggacccataaggatcattgagtccaactcctaTGCTTTACTGTTGGTGTGATCATACTCTAGGGTATGTGTAAACAGTGTAACATCAAGCTGTGGTGGTGGTTAATACCCTCTTACAGCAAGTTAAGTTGTTCTAGTAAGTCACGAGACTAGATCTCTTTCATTCCTCATACCTTGTGTTAGAGTGTATTGGTGGAAGAAGGTAACACACAAAGAAGTGTAAGTATAGACCTTATTATAGCTCAGAATTAAATAGCTCCTAAGAACTACATgtttggtaaaagaaaaaagacccaactttttctttagtctttcCAGTAACattgctatttttccttttttctttcttaaacagaaatgcagtcctgaagaaaatgtttttttcttcagtaaattaaCATATTCCTGGTTTAGCAGGTGAGAATTTAATAAACTGCTTGTTGATGTTCATTGATGCTCACAGAATTACAGAGCATGCCCTTACATTCTACACCATCATTCTAGCTTGACCTAGAGCCTCAGCCTGAGATTGCTGTTAGctttttgtacaaaaataaaattttgcaactTTTAGagattatattaaaatgttttgtggaGCATTGTTTATACATAGTAACAGTCATTTTATATGTCATCTAAtggcattatttaaaacattaatattttgataACTAAGCACAATGTTCTTGTCACAATAGACAATATTTTTAGACAATGGTATAGAAAAAACCAAATTAGGCCatcctattttatttattatctgtCTGTGTAAAGTTTGGCAAtagacagaaattaaaataaagtttccttTATACTCCATATAGTGATACAACAATTTGCTAGATCTCCTGGAGCAATTATTCAGTAGTACATTTAAGGTATTTTCTAAGTAGCCAATTTCAtgcttgttttcttccctcttttatgGCAGGCCACATGTTACTACTGTAGATCACCTGCTCATAAACACCAATAAAGTCCCTCTGCTTCTTGGGAAATTTTCCACTCAAAACTAGGAACTGAAAGCTCAACCATATCAAGTCACGCAGCTTCCTGTCACTTAATATTTTCGATGTTATGTCAAGCAATTTCATGTGTTATGTCTTGTGACCATtactcatttttaacatttttcttttttcttctttaaaaatcatttgagtCAGACAT
The genomic region above belongs to Mycteria americana isolate JAX WOST 10 ecotype Jacksonville Zoo and Gardens chromosome 1, USCA_MyAme_1.0, whole genome shotgun sequence and contains:
- the RBM11 gene encoding splicing regulator RBM11; translation: MSSPGRSEEADRTLFVGNLESRVREEILYELFLQAGPLTKVTICKDKEGKPKSFGFVCFKHKESVPYAIALLNGIRLYGRPIKVQYRFGSSHSSELNSPTHGFENYIDLHSPSYRYQEPYGNPPFPVTPFPMNNSLPHEYSGFQKMMNHFLAQQYTVQSPMGQQFPYYQMTPPLPSNLSFSPYQNQAANFKSAQGSFELALPHSSDCELHQVDESTSKRKREQQSGDSDSSIEDDKMRQREHDQKYKKRKAKKKTR